A window of the Polaribacter batillariae genome harbors these coding sequences:
- a CDS encoding nucleotidyltransferase domain-containing protein — MNYKETLFFVAKCLTISLEEKNKQEVEQQLKTQKIDWDAVVKLSTTHYVFPALYCNLKRANFLSYLPEELVEYMQHITDLNRERNEQIISQAKEINELLMSHNITTIFLKGTGNLLEGLYEDIAERMVGDIDFIFSKEDYPKAIEVLTENNYSKVVKSDYDFPQFKHYPRLQKENRIAAVEIHKELLLEKYAHEFNYNFVEKTKQKINGINVMSFNNQLSLSIIAKQINDDGFHFKTIALRNAYDVFLLSKKTVAKDAFQKFDTLQNPLNCFLAICYTTFNNINSLNFTKTSETEKYLAIYNDYLLNESKRNSTHKKKSTELFIKKRMSIIYKSIFDKEYRNWLLKRITDKKWQQEKLVQLRLKKAKPNA, encoded by the coding sequence ATGAATTATAAAGAAACCTTATTTTTTGTAGCTAAATGCTTAACAATCTCTTTGGAAGAAAAAAATAAACAAGAAGTTGAGCAACAATTAAAAACACAAAAAATAGACTGGGATGCTGTTGTAAAACTAAGTACGACTCATTATGTTTTTCCTGCTTTATACTGCAATTTAAAACGCGCTAACTTTCTTTCGTATTTACCTGAAGAATTGGTGGAATACATGCAACATATCACCGATTTAAACAGAGAAAGAAACGAACAAATAATATCGCAAGCAAAAGAAATAAACGAACTTCTAATGTCACACAACATTACAACCATTTTTTTAAAAGGAACTGGAAATTTGTTGGAAGGGTTGTATGAAGATATTGCAGAAAGAATGGTGGGAGATATCGATTTTATTTTCTCAAAAGAAGATTACCCTAAAGCAATTGAGGTGTTAACAGAGAACAATTATTCTAAAGTTGTAAAAAGCGATTACGATTTCCCTCAGTTTAAACATTACCCAAGACTTCAAAAAGAAAACAGAATTGCAGCAGTAGAAATTCATAAAGAACTCTTACTAGAAAAATATGCCCATGAATTTAATTATAATTTTGTAGAAAAAACAAAACAGAAAATTAATGGTATAAACGTAATGAGTTTTAACAATCAGTTGTCATTATCCATTATTGCTAAGCAAATTAATGACGATGGTTTTCATTTTAAAACAATTGCCTTAAGAAATGCGTACGATGTTTTTTTACTTTCTAAAAAAACAGTTGCAAAAGATGCATTTCAAAAATTTGACACTTTGCAAAACCCATTGAATTGTTTTTTAGCCATTTGCTACACAACTTTTAATAATATAAATTCTTTAAATTTCACTAAAACTTCAGAAACCGAAAAATATTTAGCTATTTATAACGATTACCTTTTAAATGAGTCTAAAAGAAATTCTACCCATAAAAAGAAATCGACAGAGCTTTTTATTAAAAAAAGAATGTCGATTATTTATAAATCTATTTTCGATAAAGAGTATAGAAATTGGTTGTTAAAAAGAATTACCGATAAAAAATGGCAACAAGAAAAATTAGTTCAGTTAAGGTTAAAAAAGGCTAAACCAAACGCTTAA